A section of the Bacillus sp. HSf4 genome encodes:
- a CDS encoding MBL fold metallo-hydrolase has translation MMRISDGVEMLELESEAFGQKAALHPVLVWDEEDAVLIDTGMPGQLGQLRLALEQCDVPFKMLKAVVLTHQDIDHIGSLPGILQEAEGVKSYAHKLEKPYIEGERPLFKTDPKQMSDEEKKALPKDLLAIFANPPKARVDCLLEDGMELPFCGGIQVISTPGHTEGHVSLYLKKSKTLITGDALVCAEGRLQPPIPRVTPDMKQAIKSLEKLLAFDIKTVICYHGGAAIGDPKKRIREIIHQASL, from the coding sequence ATGATGAGAATATCAGATGGTGTTGAAATGCTGGAATTGGAAAGTGAAGCTTTTGGCCAAAAAGCCGCGCTTCACCCGGTGCTTGTGTGGGATGAGGAAGACGCCGTTTTAATCGACACCGGCATGCCGGGGCAATTGGGACAACTCCGCCTGGCGCTAGAACAATGCGATGTCCCCTTCAAGATGCTGAAGGCGGTTGTCTTGACACATCAGGATATCGATCATATCGGCAGTCTTCCCGGTATTTTACAGGAAGCCGAAGGTGTGAAAAGCTATGCCCACAAGCTGGAAAAGCCGTATATAGAAGGCGAACGCCCGCTTTTCAAGACAGATCCGAAGCAGATGAGCGATGAGGAAAAGAAAGCCTTGCCAAAAGATCTGCTTGCCATTTTCGCAAATCCGCCGAAGGCAAGGGTCGACTGTCTGCTGGAAGACGGGATGGAACTGCCGTTTTGCGGAGGCATTCAGGTGATCTCCACACCGGGGCATACGGAAGGCCATGTCAGCCTTTATTTGAAGAAAAGCAAAACGTTGATTACGGGCGATGCTTTAGTATGTGCCGAAGGCCGTTTACAGCCGCCCATTCCCCGCGTGACCCCGGATATGAAGCAAGCGATCAAGTCGCTGGAAAAGCTTTTGGCATTTGATATCAAGACGGTGATCTGCTATCACGGGGGCGCTGCTATTGGCGATCCAAAGAAGCGGATCAGGGAAATCATTCATCAGGCAAGCTTGTAA
- a CDS encoding rhamnogalacturonan acetylesterase, translated as MTISIYLAGDSTVQNYRADSPQGGWGEFLQVYLTGDVQVINRAIGGRSSKTFVEEGRLASILDVIQTGDWLFVQMGHNDASKDKPERYTEPYTTYKEYLKMYVEGARQKGAEPLLITPVARLHYKDGVFLNDFPDYCIAMKQVAHEEHVRLIDLMEKSLQHFAEKGYSEIFQYFMISENVNDYTHFTKKGAREIAKLVSAGIRELGLPFVEETV; from the coding sequence TTGACAATCAGCATTTATTTGGCCGGTGATTCGACCGTGCAAAACTATAGGGCAGACTCGCCGCAGGGAGGCTGGGGGGAATTTCTGCAAGTCTATTTGACTGGAGATGTACAGGTGATCAACCGGGCGATCGGGGGGAGGAGCTCAAAAACCTTCGTTGAAGAAGGGAGGCTCGCCTCGATTTTGGATGTGATTCAAACAGGGGATTGGCTGTTTGTGCAGATGGGGCATAATGATGCCTCAAAAGATAAACCGGAGCGTTACACAGAGCCGTATACGACGTATAAAGAATATTTGAAAATGTATGTCGAAGGTGCGCGACAAAAAGGAGCGGAACCGCTTCTCATCACACCGGTGGCAAGGCTTCATTACAAGGACGGCGTCTTTTTGAACGATTTCCCCGACTATTGCATCGCCATGAAGCAGGTGGCCCATGAAGAACATGTCCGCTTGATCGACTTAATGGAAAAAAGTCTTCAGCATTTTGCCGAAAAAGGCTACAGCGAAATATTTCAATATTTTATGATTTCGGAAAATGTAAACGATTACACTCATTTCACGAAAAAAGGTGCCCGGGAAATCGCAAAGCTCGTCTCGGCCGGGATCCGGGAACTCGGTTTGCCGTTTGTCGAAGAGACGGTGTGA